In Erpetoichthys calabaricus chromosome 6, fErpCal1.3, whole genome shotgun sequence, one genomic interval encodes:
- the LOC114653312 gene encoding cytochrome P450 7A1, with product MFLSAALIWGIVVCFCCCLWLILGIRRRRPGEPQVENGIIPYLGCALQFGANPLEFLRARQKKYGHIFTCKIAGQYVHFLTDPFSYHSVIRQGRHFDWKKFHFSTSAKAFGHGNMDPSHGYTTENLHQTFIKTLQGESLSALTETMMENLQFVMLHFNTLTISSTNWTTDGLFAFCYRVMFESGYLTLFGKELNSQEDKTIARIEAQRALVLNVLENFKEFDKIFPALVAGLPIHVFKSAHSARENLAKVLLHENLSKRQNVSDLISLRMFLNDTLSTFDDINKARTHVALLWASQANTLPAAFWSLFYLIRCPEGMKAAKEEVRKTLENSNQKANLDGSQITLTKDQLDNMPVLNSIIKESMRLSSASLNIRVAKNDFALHLDNNKSYNIRKDDVIALYPQLLHYDSEIYEDPLIFKYNRFLDENGQEKMTFERNGRKLRYYHLAFGSGVTKCPGRFFAMHEIKQFLFLLLSYFEMELLDKDVKIPPLDQSRAGLGVLQPIYDVDFRYKLRSF from the exons ATGTTCCTGAGTGCTGCTTTGATCTGGGGCATTGTAGTTTGCTTCTGCTGTTGTCTTTGGCTTATCTTGGGGATTCGGCGACG ACGTCCAGGTGAGCCACAGGTAGAAAATGGAATAATTCCATACCTAGGCTGTGCCCTTCAGTTTGGTGCCAACCCACTGGAGTTCCTCCGCGCACGGCAAAAAAAATATGGTCATATTTTCACTTGTAAAATTGCTGGACAATACGTCCATTTTCTCACTGATCCTTTCTCCTATCATTCTGTGATTCGCCAAGGCAGGCATTTTGACTGGAAGAAGTTTCatttttcaacatctgcaaaG GCCTTTGGACATGGAAACATGGATCCCAGTCATGGATACACAACTGAAAATCTGCACCAGACTTTTATTAAGACGCTTCAAGGAGAGTCTTTGTCAGCCCTCACTGAAACTATGATGGAGAATCTCCAATTTGTCATGTTGCACTTCAACACACTGACCATCAGTTCTACCAACTGGACCACAGATGGACTCTTTGCATTCTGCTACCGGGTGATGTTTGAGTCCGGCTACCTAACTTTGTTTGGCAAAGAATTAAACTCTCAAGAGGACAAAACCATTGCCAGAATAGAAGCCCAGAGGGCCCTGGTCTTAAATGTCCTGGAGAACTTCAAAGAATTTGACAAGATATTTCCAGCCCTGGTAGCGGGACTTCCTATTCACGTCTTTAAGAGTGCTCACAGCGCTAGGGAGAATCTAGCAAAGGTGCTGCTTCATGAAAACCTCAGTAAAAGGCAGAATGTGTCTGATCTCATTTCCCTGAGAATGTTCCTCAATGACACTTTATCGACTTTCGATGACATAAACAAAGCTCGTACCCACGTGGCCCTGCTGTGGGCATCACAGGCCAATACCCTCCCAGCAGCCTTTTGGAGTTTGTTTTATCTGATCAG ATGCCCAGAGGGAATGAAAGCAGCTAAAGAAGAAGTGAGGAAAACACTAGAAAACTCCAACCAAAAAGCCAACTTAGATGGCAGTCAGATCACCTTAACAAAGGATCAGTTGGACAACATGCCTGTCTTAA ATAGCATCATTAAGGAATCCATGCGTCTCTCTAGTGCTTCGCTCAACATCAGAGTGGCCAAGAATGATTTTGCTTTGCACTTGGATAACAACAAGTCTTACAACATTCGAAAAGATGATGTGATAGCCTTGTACCCTCAGCTCCTTCATTATGATTCTGAAATTTATGAAGATCCCCTG ATTTTTAAGTACAACCGATTCCTGGATGAAAATGGACAAGAGAAGATGACTTTTGAAAGGAATGGTCGAAAACTAAGATATTACCACTTGGCTTTTGgctctggagtcacaaaatgccctGGACGCTTCTTTGCCATGCATGAAATcaaacagtttttatttcttttgctctCCTATTTTGAAATGGAACTTTTAGATAAAGATGTGAAAATTCCACCATTGGACCAGTCAAGAGCAGGACTTGGTGTTTTACAGCCTATCTATGATGTTGACTTTAGGTATAAATTAAGatctttctaa